The following are encoded together in the Nocardioides okcheonensis genome:
- a CDS encoding FxsA family protein, whose amino-acid sequence MRRGWLRPLLAVAFVAIPLAEIWVILQVGQLVGAWWTIVLLVLDSLVGAWLVKREGGRAWRALRQTLQEGRMPAREIADGALVLIGGTLMLSPGFVLDVAGILLILPFTRPVARRLLTSVVERRLVVVPGVVPGNVRRPGPGPDGPVVRGDVVD is encoded by the coding sequence GTGAGGCGCGGGTGGCTGCGACCGCTGCTGGCGGTCGCGTTCGTCGCCATCCCGCTCGCCGAGATCTGGGTGATCCTCCAGGTCGGCCAGCTGGTCGGTGCGTGGTGGACGATCGTGCTGCTCGTCCTCGACAGCCTCGTCGGCGCCTGGCTGGTCAAGCGCGAGGGCGGACGGGCGTGGCGGGCGCTGCGCCAGACGCTGCAGGAGGGCCGGATGCCCGCGCGGGAGATCGCCGACGGCGCGCTGGTCCTGATCGGCGGCACCCTCATGCTGAGCCCGGGCTTCGTCCTCGACGTCGCGGGGATCCTGCTGATCCTGCCCTTCACCCGCCCGGTGGCGCGGCGGCTGCTCACCTCCGTGGTCGAGCGCCGGCTGGTCGTCGTCCCGGGCGTCGTGCCCGGAAATGTGCGACGCCCCGGACCTGGGCCGGATGGGCCGGTGGTCCGGGGCGACGTGGTCGACTGA
- a CDS encoding MFS transporter, which produces MSPTDGSHTGGIADLRPLAHAKEQKAWYWYDWANSAYVTTVSTVLFAPYIIAIAKEAAVDNRISLLGISVAPGSLPSYLVTISTIISAIVLPLMGPVADRTANKKRLLAVFAWLGALSGSLIFFATGSNWQIGALGFFLANIFLGASLVVNDSILPLISDEENRDRVSSRGWAWGYLGGGLLLAVNLAVVTLLPFGLSTGEAARLSMLSACIWWAAFTLIPYLRLSNHQPVPLADADGGSGGIFAQSFGQLGKTLRELPRYPVALNFLLAYLFFNDGIQTVIASASTYGSEELGFGQSVLIGTILLVQFVAFGGALAFGRLAKRFGSKHTILGGLGVWMVIVTAALFLPEKGLVPFLLLGVAIGVVLGGTQALARSYFSLLIPRGKEAEYFSFYHAMDRGTSWFGTLVFGLVFQLTDSYRPAIFALIVFFLLGGLLLLRVDTERGIRDAGNEVPAVI; this is translated from the coding sequence ATGAGCCCGACCGACGGCAGCCACACCGGCGGCATCGCCGACCTCCGGCCGCTCGCGCACGCGAAGGAGCAGAAGGCCTGGTACTGGTACGACTGGGCCAACAGCGCGTACGTCACCACCGTCAGCACGGTGCTCTTCGCGCCCTACATCATCGCGATCGCCAAGGAGGCCGCGGTCGACAACCGGATCTCCCTGCTGGGGATCTCGGTCGCGCCGGGCTCGCTGCCGTCCTACCTCGTCACGATCTCGACGATCATCTCCGCGATCGTGCTGCCCCTGATGGGTCCGGTCGCCGACCGCACCGCCAACAAGAAGCGGCTGCTGGCGGTCTTCGCCTGGCTCGGTGCGCTCAGCGGGTCACTGATCTTCTTCGCGACCGGCTCGAACTGGCAGATCGGCGCCCTCGGCTTCTTCCTCGCCAACATCTTCCTCGGCGCCTCGCTGGTGGTGAACGACTCGATCCTGCCGCTGATCTCCGACGAGGAGAACCGCGACCGGGTGTCGTCGCGGGGCTGGGCGTGGGGCTACCTCGGTGGTGGCCTGCTGCTGGCGGTCAACCTCGCCGTGGTGACCCTGCTGCCGTTCGGCCTGTCGACCGGCGAGGCGGCGCGCCTCAGCATGCTGTCGGCCTGCATCTGGTGGGCCGCGTTCACGCTGATCCCCTACCTCCGCCTGAGCAACCACCAGCCCGTGCCGCTCGCGGACGCCGACGGCGGCAGCGGCGGGATCTTCGCGCAGAGCTTCGGCCAGCTGGGCAAGACGCTGCGCGAGCTCCCGCGCTACCCGGTGGCACTGAACTTCCTGCTGGCCTACCTCTTCTTCAACGACGGCATCCAGACGGTGATCGCCTCGGCGTCCACCTACGGCTCCGAGGAGCTCGGGTTCGGGCAGTCGGTGCTGATCGGCACGATCCTGCTCGTGCAGTTCGTGGCGTTCGGCGGGGCGCTCGCCTTCGGCCGGCTCGCGAAGCGGTTCGGCTCGAAGCACACGATCCTCGGCGGGCTCGGCGTGTGGATGGTGATCGTCACCGCCGCGCTGTTCCTCCCCGAGAAGGGCCTGGTGCCGTTCCTGCTGCTCGGCGTGGCCATCGGCGTCGTCCTCGGCGGCACCCAGGCGCTCGCCCGGTCGTACTTCTCGCTGCTCATCCCGCGCGGCAAGGAGGCTGAGTACTTCAGCTTCTACCACGCGATGGACCGCGGCACCTCGTGGTTCGGCACGCTCGTCTTCGGCCTGGTGTTCCAGCTCACCGACTCCTACCGGCCCGCCATCTTCGCCCTGATCGTGTTCTTCCTGCTCGGCGGGCTGCTGCTGCTGCGCGTCGACACCGAGCGCGGCATCCGCGACGCCGGCAACGAGGTCCCCGCGGTCATCTGA
- a CDS encoding helix-turn-helix domain-containing protein, whose product MADYKGRIGNLIRDARKHRGLTQHQLAELLGTSQSAINRIEKGHQNLSLEMLARIGAALDSEIVALGAGPTHLRVDGPTTLSGSIDVKTSKNAGVALLCASLLNKGRTTLRKVARIEEVNRLLEVLNSLGVTTRWLNEDNDLEIIPPADLNLVAIDEAAARRTRSVIMFLGPLLHRYDEFNLPYAGGCNLGERTVEPHMSALRPFGLEVKATDGAYHARVNRAIEPVRPIVLTERGDTVTENALMAAALHPGTTVIRNASSNYMVQDLCFYLQKLGVQVEGIGSTTLRVTGRESIDVDVDYAPSEDPIEAMSLLAAAIVTKSEITIRRVPIEFLEIELATLEEMGFRYDRSEEYVALNGETRLVDLTTYPSELRAPLDKIHPMPFPGLNIDNLPFFAVIAAVADGQTLLHDWVYENRAIYLTELNKLGAQVKLLDPHRVLVEGPTHFSGAEIVCPPALRPAVVLLIAMLASKGRSVLRSTYVIHRGYEDLAERLNELGANIETFRDI is encoded by the coding sequence ATGGCTGACTACAAGGGTCGCATCGGCAACCTCATCCGCGACGCCCGCAAGCACCGCGGGCTCACCCAGCACCAGCTCGCCGAGCTGCTCGGCACGAGCCAGAGCGCGATCAACCGGATCGAGAAGGGCCACCAGAACCTCTCCCTGGAGATGCTGGCGCGCATCGGCGCGGCCCTCGACTCCGAGATCGTCGCGCTCGGCGCCGGCCCGACCCACCTGCGCGTCGACGGCCCCACCACCCTGTCCGGCTCGATCGACGTCAAGACGTCGAAGAACGCCGGGGTGGCGCTGCTGTGCGCGTCCCTGCTCAACAAGGGGCGTACGACCCTGCGCAAGGTCGCGCGGATCGAGGAGGTCAACCGGCTCCTCGAGGTGCTGAACTCCCTCGGCGTCACCACCCGCTGGCTCAACGAGGACAACGACCTCGAGATCATCCCGCCGGCCGACCTCAACCTCGTCGCCATCGACGAGGCGGCCGCGCGCCGCACCCGCTCGGTGATCATGTTCCTCGGCCCGCTGCTCCACCGCTACGACGAGTTCAACCTGCCCTACGCCGGCGGCTGCAACCTCGGCGAGCGGACCGTCGAGCCGCACATGTCGGCCCTGCGTCCCTTCGGCCTCGAGGTGAAGGCGACCGACGGCGCCTACCACGCGAGGGTCAACCGGGCGATCGAGCCGGTGCGGCCGATCGTGCTGACCGAGCGCGGCGACACCGTCACCGAGAACGCCCTGATGGCCGCGGCGCTGCACCCCGGCACCACCGTGATCCGCAACGCCTCGTCCAACTACATGGTCCAGGACCTCTGCTTCTACCTGCAGAAGCTCGGCGTCCAGGTCGAGGGCATCGGCTCGACCACCCTGCGCGTCACGGGCAGGGAGTCGATCGACGTCGACGTCGACTACGCCCCCTCGGAGGACCCGATCGAGGCGATGTCGCTGCTCGCCGCGGCGATCGTGACCAAGTCCGAGATCACCATCCGCCGGGTCCCGATCGAGTTCCTCGAGATCGAGCTCGCGACCCTCGAGGAGATGGGCTTCCGCTACGACCGCTCCGAGGAGTACGTCGCGCTCAACGGCGAGACCCGGCTGGTCGACCTCACCACGTACCCCTCCGAGCTGCGCGCGCCGCTCGACAAGATCCACCCGATGCCGTTCCCCGGCCTCAACATCGACAACCTGCCGTTCTTCGCCGTCATCGCCGCCGTCGCCGACGGCCAGACGCTGCTGCACGACTGGGTCTACGAGAACCGCGCGATCTACCTCACCGAGCTCAACAAGCTCGGCGCCCAGGTCAAGCTGCTCGACCCGCACCGCGTGCTGGTGGAGGGGCCGACCCACTTCTCCGGCGCGGAGATCGTCTGCCCGCCCGCGCTGCGCCCGGCGGTCGTGCTGCTGATCGCGATGCTGGCCTCGAAGGGCCGCAGCGTGCTGCGCTCGACCTACGTCATCCACCGCGGCTACGAGGACCTCGCCGAGCGGCTCAACGAGCTCGGCGCGAACATCGAGACGTTCCGTGACATCTAG
- a CDS encoding TFIIB-type zinc ribbon-containing protein, whose product METEMESLTCPRCGAAMQERTFGGATVAQCPDGHGVFLARADLGVLVEAENDWHANAGQHTAPMPRITADMTAPPAVGKQSRAWVETLFN is encoded by the coding sequence ATGGAGACGGAGATGGAGAGCCTGACGTGTCCCCGCTGCGGCGCAGCGATGCAGGAGCGCACCTTCGGTGGTGCCACCGTCGCCCAGTGCCCCGACGGGCACGGCGTGTTCCTCGCGCGCGCCGACCTCGGCGTCCTCGTGGAGGCCGAGAACGACTGGCACGCCAACGCCGGTCAGCACACCGCCCCGATGCCGCGGATCACCGCCGACATGACCGCCCCGCCCGCGGTCGGCAAGCAGTCGCGGGCCTGGGTGGAGACGCTCTTCAACTAG
- the kamE gene encoding lysine 5,6-aminomutase subunit beta, producing the protein MNLIRPYGDTTGDGMVQLSFTLPIEHSKVAEGAAVQLANKMGMDPALVVHAKAMGDGFTFFVVYGRVNHLVDPSTVEVVERDYPLLTPKEANAAIKRAMRRRLVVVGGCIGTDAHTVGIDAILNIKGFAGEKGLEYYRELKVVNLGAQVSVPQLVEAARAEKADAVLVSQVVTQRDAHLLNTREMSAAFREAYPSDKRPLLVVGGPRFDETMADELGVDRVFTRGTTPGEVASFIVHRIAGQKERRAS; encoded by the coding sequence GTGAACCTGATCCGCCCCTACGGCGACACCACCGGCGACGGGATGGTGCAGCTGTCGTTCACGCTGCCGATCGAGCACTCCAAGGTCGCCGAGGGCGCCGCGGTCCAGCTCGCCAACAAGATGGGCATGGACCCCGCGCTCGTCGTCCACGCCAAGGCGATGGGCGACGGCTTCACCTTCTTCGTCGTCTACGGACGGGTGAACCACCTCGTCGACCCGAGCACGGTGGAGGTGGTCGAGCGCGACTACCCGCTGCTGACGCCGAAGGAGGCCAACGCCGCGATCAAGCGCGCGATGCGCCGCCGCCTCGTCGTCGTCGGCGGGTGCATCGGCACCGACGCCCACACCGTCGGCATCGACGCGATCCTCAACATCAAGGGCTTCGCGGGGGAGAAGGGGCTCGAGTACTACCGCGAGCTCAAGGTGGTCAACCTCGGCGCCCAGGTGTCCGTCCCGCAGCTGGTCGAGGCGGCCCGCGCCGAGAAGGCCGACGCCGTGCTGGTCTCGCAGGTCGTCACGCAGCGCGACGCCCACCTGCTCAACACGCGGGAGATGTCCGCGGCGTTCCGTGAGGCGTACCCCTCCGACAAGCGGCCGCTGCTGGTCGTCGGCGGGCCCCGCTTCGACGAGACGATGGCCGACGAGCTCGGGGTGGACCGGGTGTTCACCCGCGGCACCACGCCCGGCGAGGTCGCCTCCTTCATCGTCCACCGCATCGCCGGCCAGAAGGAGAGGAGGGCCTCGTGA
- a CDS encoding RNA polymerase-binding protein RbpA, with translation MAERTLRGARLGGQSFEDERGIEFAARQQVGYKCKQGHEFEVTMSVEADIPAVWECPRCGAEALSTAGILPEEKVEKPARTHWDMLLERRSEKELEDILKERLELLRGGEIGPAHLHRANAKKRKVS, from the coding sequence GTGGCGGAGCGCACACTGCGTGGCGCGAGGCTCGGCGGCCAGAGTTTCGAGGACGAGCGCGGCATCGAGTTCGCAGCTCGTCAGCAGGTCGGTTACAAGTGCAAGCAGGGTCACGAGTTCGAGGTGACCATGTCGGTCGAGGCCGACATCCCGGCGGTGTGGGAGTGCCCGCGCTGTGGCGCCGAGGCGCTCAGCACGGCTGGCATCCTGCCCGAGGAGAAGGTCGAGAAGCCTGCCCGCACGCACTGGGACATGCTGCTCGAGCGTCGCTCGGAGAAGGAGCTGGAGGACATCCTCAAGGAGCGCCTCGAGCTGCTCCGCGGCGGCGAGATCGGTCCGGCGCACCTGCACCGGGCCAACGCCAAGAAGCGCAAGGTCTCCTGA
- a CDS encoding polyprenol monophosphomannose synthase has product MVIPTYNESENLEWIVGRLRAAQPGVDVLVVDDNSPDGTGAIADRLAAADEAVSVVHRTEKAGLGAAYLHGFDVALTAGYDVIGEMDADGSHQPEQLHRLLDALHDADLVIGSRYVPGGSVVNWPLQRLLLSRGGNLYVRLLLGIRVKDATAGFRIFRRTTLEAIDLASVRSTGYVFQTDLAYRTVSRGLRVTEVPIEFIERVRGDSKMSGQVASESLKKITRWGLSERRAQLRRRWGRA; this is encoded by the coding sequence ATGGTCATCCCGACCTACAACGAGTCGGAGAACCTGGAGTGGATCGTCGGGCGGCTGCGCGCCGCCCAGCCGGGCGTCGACGTCCTCGTCGTCGACGACAACAGCCCGGACGGGACCGGGGCGATCGCCGACCGGCTCGCGGCCGCCGACGAGGCCGTCAGCGTCGTGCACCGCACCGAGAAGGCGGGGCTCGGCGCGGCGTACCTGCACGGCTTCGACGTCGCGCTCACGGCGGGCTACGACGTGATCGGGGAGATGGACGCCGACGGCTCCCACCAGCCCGAGCAGCTGCACCGGCTGCTCGACGCGCTCCACGACGCCGACCTCGTGATCGGCTCGCGCTACGTGCCCGGCGGCTCGGTCGTGAACTGGCCGCTCCAGCGACTGCTGCTCTCCCGCGGCGGCAACCTCTACGTCCGGCTGCTCCTCGGCATCCGCGTCAAGGACGCGACCGCGGGCTTCCGCATCTTCCGGCGCACCACGCTCGAGGCGATCGACCTTGCCTCGGTGAGGTCTACTGGATACGTGTTCCAGACCGACCTCGCCTACCGCACCGTGTCGCGGGGGCTGCGCGTCACCGAGGTGCCGATCGAGTTCATCGAGCGGGTCCGCGGGGACTCGAAGATGAGCGGACAGGTCGCGAGCGAGTCGCTCAAGAAGATCACCCGCTGGGGGCTGTCCGAGCGTCGCGCCCAGCTGCGCCGACGGTGGGGGCGCGCGTGA
- a CDS encoding zinc-dependent alcohol dehydrogenase family protein has translation MRATTIHAPGDIRFEEVADPTIEEPTDAIVKVVAGCICGSDLWPYRGHNDIDPGATIGHECVGVVEEVGTDVRDFRPGDFVIVPFCHSDNTCPHCLAGVQSACPDGGFTSSGQGEYARVTQADGSLVKTDGMPDEALIPSLLTLSDVFPTGWHAAVSAGVRPGGTAVVVGDGAVGLCGVLAAVELGAERVIAMSRHETRQEIARAFGATDVVAERGKEGGERIAELTGGVGADAVLECVGTDESMKTAFAIARPGSTVGFVGVPHGVELPVRRMFQKNVGLAGGIAPVRHYLPDLLERVLSGSIDPGRVFDLTLPMSQSPEGYRAMDERRATKVLLQP, from the coding sequence ATGCGCGCAACGACCATCCACGCCCCCGGTGACATCCGCTTCGAGGAGGTCGCCGACCCGACGATCGAGGAGCCGACCGACGCGATCGTCAAGGTCGTCGCCGGCTGCATCTGCGGCTCCGACCTCTGGCCCTACCGCGGCCACAACGACATCGACCCGGGCGCGACGATCGGCCACGAGTGCGTGGGCGTCGTCGAGGAGGTCGGCACGGACGTCAGGGACTTCCGCCCCGGCGACTTCGTGATCGTGCCGTTCTGCCACAGCGACAACACCTGCCCGCACTGCCTCGCCGGCGTGCAGTCGGCCTGCCCGGACGGCGGGTTCACCTCGAGCGGCCAGGGGGAGTACGCGCGCGTGACCCAGGCCGACGGCAGCCTGGTGAAGACCGACGGGATGCCCGACGAGGCGCTGATCCCCTCGCTGCTGACGCTCTCGGACGTCTTCCCGACCGGATGGCACGCCGCGGTGTCCGCGGGCGTGCGACCCGGCGGCACCGCCGTGGTCGTCGGCGACGGCGCGGTCGGCCTGTGCGGGGTCCTCGCCGCGGTCGAGCTCGGCGCCGAGCGGGTGATCGCGATGTCGCGTCACGAGACCCGCCAGGAGATCGCCCGCGCCTTCGGCGCCACCGACGTCGTCGCCGAGCGCGGCAAGGAGGGCGGCGAGCGGATCGCCGAGCTCACCGGGGGCGTCGGCGCCGACGCGGTGCTGGAGTGCGTCGGCACCGACGAGTCGATGAAGACCGCCTTCGCGATCGCCCGCCCCGGCTCCACCGTCGGCTTCGTCGGCGTGCCGCACGGCGTGGAGCTCCCGGTGCGCCGGATGTTCCAGAAGAACGTCGGCCTGGCCGGAGGCATCGCGCCGGTGCGCCACTACCTGCCCGACCTGCTCGAGCGGGTGCTGTCCGGGTCGATCGACCCCGGCCGGGTGTTCGACCTGACGCTCCCGATGTCGCAGTCGCCCGAGGGCTACCGCGCGATGGACGAGCGTCGCGCGACCAAGGTGCTGCTGCAGCCGTGA
- a CDS encoding glycerophosphodiester phosphodiesterase — protein sequence MNPPGYLDAPLPLAFAHRGGAYHPEIEGLENTLAAFRHAVALGYTYLETDVHVTRDGVLLAFHDTVLDRVTDRTGSVAEVTYAEVQQALIGGAEPVPTLAELFDAFPDARFNIDLKSAGAVDALAAFVEERRAWDRVLVGSFSARRLEAFRRRTRGRVATSAHPLEVAAFVISPTAAVARLLTRGQPRALQVPHRQGAFVVASERLVRRAHAAGLQVHVWTIDDPIEMNLLLDRGVDGIMTDRTDILRDVLRARGQWRGDS from the coding sequence GTGAACCCACCGGGCTACCTCGACGCGCCGCTCCCCCTCGCCTTCGCCCACCGGGGCGGTGCGTACCACCCCGAGATCGAGGGCCTGGAGAACACGCTCGCAGCCTTCCGGCACGCCGTCGCGCTCGGCTACACCTACCTCGAGACCGACGTGCACGTCACCCGCGACGGCGTCCTGCTCGCGTTCCACGACACCGTCCTGGACCGGGTGACCGACCGCACCGGCAGCGTCGCGGAGGTGACGTACGCCGAGGTCCAGCAGGCGCTCATCGGAGGGGCCGAGCCGGTCCCGACCCTCGCCGAGCTGTTCGACGCCTTCCCCGACGCCCGCTTCAACATCGACCTGAAGTCGGCCGGGGCCGTGGACGCCCTCGCCGCTTTCGTCGAGGAGCGGCGCGCGTGGGACCGGGTGCTGGTCGGATCGTTCTCGGCCCGCCGTCTCGAGGCGTTCCGCCGACGCACACGGGGACGCGTCGCCACGTCCGCCCACCCGCTCGAGGTGGCGGCCTTCGTAATCTCCCCCACCGCCGCGGTGGCCCGGCTGCTCACCCGCGGGCAACCCCGGGCCCTGCAGGTCCCGCACCGGCAGGGTGCGTTCGTGGTCGCGTCCGAGCGACTGGTCAGGCGGGCGCACGCCGCCGGCCTGCAGGTGCACGTCTGGACCATCGACGACCCGATCGAGATGAACCTCCTCCTCGACCGTGGCGTTGACGGCATCATGACCGATCGCACGGACATACTCAGGGACGTGCTCCGCGCACGCGGACAGTGGAGAGGTGACTCATGA
- the lnt gene encoding apolipoprotein N-acyltransferase, translating to MPQRCLLALVGGLVLAAAFEPVGWAVLMPCGIAALVISVHGLRPGRAWIPSTVFGLGFIYAVMVWMRSVGTDAWIAMCAVETAFFVPLGLGLAWSMRHRLWPVWTALWWVGIETWRSGWPFSGMPFGRLAFATADTPWAQSLPWAGMVGVSFLVALSGTTLAWLLLTRRAASRRALVAVGALVVVTLAPAVAHLPLDETGTATVAAVQGDVPGTGLNVPAVHREVTANHVRLTRELADAVEAGEEPRPDFVLWPENSTAVDPFLDAQVHAGIVSASDAIGVPIVVGGTNTNPLDDTQVLNQGIVYQPGVGGGDRYTKRHPVPYGEYIPFRGNPLMPSSYGRLTEVPRDMVRGTTLEPIRIGDLLVADAICFDVAYDEGIAGQVLNGADLVTVQTSNAMFSRTGQLAQQFEISRLRALETGRWVVVAAINGISGVVRPDGTVVASVPARGQEVLVERVGLSTTITPAVRLGTWPSRFVMTFLVAHTAWVLITYRRRRRGTSPAPASTEAPE from the coding sequence GTGCCGCAGCGCTGCCTCCTCGCCCTCGTCGGCGGACTCGTCCTGGCGGCCGCGTTCGAGCCGGTCGGCTGGGCCGTGCTGATGCCGTGCGGCATCGCCGCGCTGGTGATCAGCGTGCACGGACTGCGCCCGGGCCGCGCGTGGATCCCGAGCACGGTCTTCGGCCTCGGGTTCATCTACGCCGTGATGGTCTGGATGCGCTCGGTCGGGACGGATGCCTGGATCGCCATGTGTGCGGTCGAGACGGCGTTCTTCGTGCCGCTCGGGCTCGGCCTCGCGTGGAGCATGCGGCACCGGTTGTGGCCGGTGTGGACGGCGCTGTGGTGGGTCGGCATCGAGACCTGGCGCAGCGGCTGGCCGTTCAGCGGCATGCCGTTCGGGCGGCTGGCCTTCGCGACCGCCGACACCCCGTGGGCCCAGTCCCTCCCGTGGGCCGGCATGGTGGGGGTCAGCTTCCTCGTCGCCCTGAGCGGGACCACGCTGGCCTGGCTGCTGCTGACGCGCCGTGCCGCGAGCCGGCGCGCGCTCGTCGCCGTCGGCGCCCTCGTGGTCGTGACGCTCGCCCCGGCGGTGGCGCACCTCCCGCTGGACGAGACCGGCACGGCCACGGTCGCCGCCGTCCAGGGCGACGTGCCGGGCACCGGCCTCAACGTCCCCGCCGTGCACCGCGAGGTCACCGCGAACCACGTGCGCCTCACCCGCGAGCTCGCCGACGCGGTGGAGGCGGGGGAGGAGCCGCGCCCCGACTTCGTGCTGTGGCCGGAGAACTCCACGGCGGTCGACCCGTTCCTCGACGCGCAGGTGCACGCCGGCATCGTCTCCGCGTCGGACGCGATCGGCGTGCCGATCGTGGTCGGCGGCACCAACACCAACCCGCTCGACGACACGCAGGTGCTCAACCAGGGCATCGTCTACCAGCCCGGCGTCGGCGGGGGCGACCGCTACACCAAGCGGCACCCGGTGCCGTACGGGGAGTACATCCCGTTCCGGGGCAACCCGCTGATGCCTTCGAGCTACGGGCGGCTCACCGAGGTGCCGCGCGACATGGTCCGCGGCACCACCCTCGAGCCGATCCGCATCGGTGACCTGCTCGTCGCGGACGCGATCTGCTTCGACGTCGCCTACGACGAGGGCATCGCCGGCCAGGTCCTGAACGGGGCCGACCTCGTCACGGTGCAGACCAGCAACGCGATGTTCAGCCGCACCGGCCAGCTCGCCCAGCAGTTCGAGATCAGCCGGCTGCGCGCGCTGGAGACGGGCCGCTGGGTGGTCGTGGCCGCCATCAACGGCATCTCGGGGGTGGTCCGGCCCGACGGGACGGTCGTCGCGTCGGTGCCCGCCCGCGGCCAGGAGGTGCTGGTGGAGCGGGTGGGGCTGAGCACGACGATCACCCCGGCCGTGCGGCTGGGGACGTGGCCGTCGCGATTCGTCATGACCTTCCTCGTGGCGCACACGGCCTGGGTGCTGATCACCTATCGTCGTCGCCGACGCGGGACGTCCCCCGCGCCCGCCAGCACCGAAGCCCCTGAGTGA
- the kal gene encoding 3-aminobutyryl-CoA ammonia lyase, which translates to MSAPASRVGTVVTHRRYVPYAHAHYAGNLVDGAYSLGLFGDVATEMCIVLDGDEGLFASYSDVQFRAPVRAGDVLEITATLVKEGTRSRVMDFAVHVVGRGAPTPDAPGAAQVLDPPVVATTATGTVVVPPR; encoded by the coding sequence GTGAGCGCGCCCGCCAGCCGTGTCGGCACCGTCGTCACGCACCGCCGCTACGTCCCCTACGCCCACGCCCACTACGCCGGCAACCTGGTCGACGGGGCCTACAGCCTCGGCCTGTTCGGCGACGTCGCCACGGAGATGTGCATCGTCCTCGACGGCGACGAGGGGCTCTTCGCCTCCTACTCCGACGTCCAGTTCCGGGCGCCGGTCCGCGCCGGCGACGTCCTCGAGATCACCGCGACGCTGGTCAAGGAGGGCACCCGCAGCCGGGTGATGGACTTCGCGGTGCACGTCGTCGGCCGCGGCGCCCCGACGCCCGACGCGCCCGGTGCCGCGCAGGTGCTGGACCCGCCGGTGGTGGCCACCACGGCCACCGGCACGGTCGTCGTCCCACCTCGCTGA